A stretch of Henckelia pumila isolate YLH828 chromosome 4, ASM3356847v2, whole genome shotgun sequence DNA encodes these proteins:
- the LOC140864002 gene encoding two-component response regulator-like APRR5: protein MGEVVVSSEDGMGLQLQETGEERISEKKIKRKKTSDAEGARNAALPVEAAAAVDSSSVVRWERFLPKMAVRVLLVEADDSTRQIIAALLRKCSYRVASVADGLQAWEVLKERSHNIDLILTEVELPSISGYALLTLIMEHHLCKNIPVIMMSAHDSVSTVYKCMLRGAADFLVKPLRKNELRNLWQHVWRKQAANSAAGLGPPDESVAQQKVEATAENNAISNDHSSGYMAGVQRNRESTEKESDAQSSCTKPELDAEGADMEHVRFLSQQKNGKCLSDDINIRMGPNDDKTGGAEANVDRDHAATRGQDEKADDHNSENNGIRGSSSTEAIDLIGAFGNYMKGDFGCYASNSSANKFDILPVLDLSLRRSNPSGSVNQLNNENQRLNHSDASAFSRYKNKPLQPSDSISPSTCNNNQQNQEANSEKQQSNHIPDYNSDTHGPTITSQKHVSVANIQSGQPEIGLSYPLQSNASLPIPVKGLRFDNAINSYGSVMPAIYCSQTSLSPLPSPGSAPHSEPFPHLGSFYSLERQSSISKQFQNIMDQRMSNAIDQRDNQQSRKLENLDHQGHIYPEHDQTGNNGFCNGNISQHYSKCSGKNGDINLTSVVKAMSECGNEEAFNVYEGTSHRSMQREAALTKFRLKRKDRCFEKKVRYESRKKLAEQRPRVKGQFVRQPLTDPQPENTSAG from the exons ATGGGGGAAGTTGTGGTGAGCAGCGAAGACGGGATGGGATTACAGCTTCAAGAAACAGGGGAGGAGCGGATATCTGAGAAGAAGATCAAGAGGAAGAAGACGAGTGATGCAGAAGGTGCCCGAAACGCGGCTTTGCCCGTGGAAGCGGCGGCGGCGGTTGATTCTTCTTCTGTTGTAAGGTGGGAGAGGTTTCTTCCCAAAATGGCGGTTAGGGTGCTTCTGGTGGAAGCTGATGACTCCACAAGGCAGATTATTGCTGCCCTTCTCAGGAAATGCAGTTACAGAG TTGCTTCAGTGGCCGATGGCTTACAAGCATGGGAGGTGCTAAAAGAAAGATCCCACAACATAGACCTTATTTTGACAGAAGTCGAATTGCCTTCTATCTCTGGATACGCTCTTCTCACCTTAATTATGGAGCATCATCTCTGCAAAAACATTCCAGTAATAA TGATGTCCGCACATGACTCGGTTAGTACTGTCTATAAGTGCATGTTGAGAGGAGCAGCCGACTTTCTTGTAAAACCGTTGAGGAAAAACGAGCTGAGGAACTTGTGGCAGCATGTCTGGAGGAAACAAGCA GCGAATAGTGCTGCTGGCCTGGGACCTCCAGATGAGAGTGTGGCTCAACAGAAGGTTGAAGCCACAGCCGAAAATAATGCTATTAGCAATGATCATTCTAGTGGTTATATGGCTGGCGTCCAGAGAAATAGAGAAAGCactgaaaaagaaagtgatgcTCAG AGTTCCTGCACAAAACCAGAGTTAGATGCCGAGGGAGCGGATATGGAACATGTCCGTTTCCTATCACAACAGAAAAATGGTAAATGTCTTTCAGATGACATCAATATTCGTATGGGACCAAATGATGATAAAACTGGAG GGGCCGAGGCCAACGTAGACAGGGATCATGCAGCAACACGAGGACAAGACGAGAAGGCTGATGACCATAACTCTGAGAATAATGGGATACGTGGGAGTTCTTCCACGGAGGCTATCGATTTAATCGGAGCTTTTGGTAATTACATGAAAGGCGATTTTGGATGCTATGCATCAAATTCCAGTGCAAACAAGTTTGACATTTTACCAGTGTTGGATCTATCTTTGAGAAGATCTAACCCCAGTGGATCTGTGAATCAATTAAATAATGAGAACCAAAGGTTAAATCACTCTGACGCATCCGCCTTCTCCAG GTACAAGAACAAGCCATTGCAACCGAGTGACTCAATATCACCAAGCACTTGCAATAATAATCAACAAAATCAAGAAGCCAATTCCGAGAAACAACAATCAAATCATATCCCAGACTATAATTCCGATACACATGGCCCCACAATAACCTCTCAAAAACATGTTTCTGTGGCTAATATTCAATCAGGACAACCCGAAATCGGATTATCTTATCCTTTGCAGAGTAATGCATCTCTCCCTATTCCAGTTAAAGGTCTAAGGTTTGATAATGCTATAAATTCCTATGGTTCTGTAATGCCTGCAATATATTGTTCGCAAACGAGCCTATCACCGTTGCCTAGTCCAGGTTCAGCACCCCATTCAGAACCTTTCCCTCATTTGGGTTCATTTTATTCGTTGGAACGACAATCCTCAATTTCTAAGCAATTTCAGAATATTATGGATCAAAGAATGAGTAATGCCATCGATCAGAGAGACAACCAACAGAGTCGAAAATTGGAGAATTTGGACCATCAAGGGCACATTTATCCTGAGCATGATCAGACAGGGAACAACGGTTTCTGTAATGGAAACATCAGCCAACATTATAGCAAGTGTTCAGGAAAAAATGGCGACATTAATTTGACTTCCGTTGTTAAAGCGATGTCAGAATGTGGTAATGAAGAGGCTTTCAATGTTTATGAAGGGACCTCTCATAGATCCATGCAAAGAGAAGCAGCTCTTACGAAATTCAGGCTGAAGAGGAAAGATAGATGCTTTGAGAAGAAG GTGCGATACGAGAGCAGAAAGAAGCTGGCTGAGCAACGCCCACGTGTTAAGGGGCAATTCGTTCGCCAACCACTTACTGATCCTCAACCCGAAAACACTTCAGCTGGTTAG
- the LOC140864382 gene encoding two-component response regulator-like APRR5 isoform X2: protein MGDVVVSSEDGMGLQLRETGEERISEKTSSAEGARNAAAGASSSVVRWERFLPKRAIRVLLVEADDSTRQIIAALLRKCSYRVASVADGLKAWEVLKERSHNIDLILTEVKLPSISGYALLTLIMEHHLCKNIPVIMMSAQDSVSTVYKCMLRGAADFLVKPLRKNELRNLWQHVWRKQAANSAAGLGPPDEGVAQQKVEATAENNAISNDHSSGYMPGVQRNRESTEKESDAQSSCTKPELDAEGADMEHVRFISQQKNGKSLSDDINIRMGPNDDKTGGAEANVDRDHVVPRGQDEKADDHNSENNGIRGSSSTEAIDLIGAFGNYMKGDFGCYASNSSANKFDILPVLDLSLRRTNPSGSVNQLNHEKQRLNHSDSSAFSRYKNKPLQPSDSISPSTCNNNQQNQEANSEKQQSNHIPVKGSAPHSEPFPHLDSFYSLEGQSSISKQFQNIMDQRMSNPIDQRDSDNQQSRKLENLDHQGHIYPEHDQTGNNGFCNGNISQHYSKCSGKDGDIYLTSVVEAMSECGNEEAFNVYEGASHRSMQREAALTKFRLKRKDRCFEKKVRYESRKKLAEQRPRVKGQFVRQPLIDSQPENTSAS, encoded by the exons atgggcGACGTTGTGGTGAGCAGTGAAGACGGGATGGGATTACAGCTTCGAGAAACAGGGGAGGAGCGGATATCAGAGAAGACGAGTAGCGCAGAAGGTGCCCGAAACGCGGCTGCCGGTGCTTCTTCTTCTGTTGTTAGGTGGGAGAGGTTTCTTCCGAAAAGGGCGATTAGGGTGCTTCTGGTGGAAGCTGATGACTCCACAAGACAGATTATTGCTGCCCTTCTCAGGAAATGCAGTTACAGAG TTGCTTCAGTGGCTGATGGCTTAAAAGCATGGGAGGTGCTGAAAGAAAGATCCCACAACATAGACCTTATTTTGACAGAAGTCAAATTGCCGTCTATCTCTGGATACGCTCTTCTAACCTTGATTATGGAGCATCATCTCTGCAAAAACATTCCAGTAATAA TGATGTCCGCACAAGACTCGGTTAGTACTGTCTATAAGTGCATGTTGAGAGGAGCAGCTGACTTTCTTGTAAAACCGCTGAGAAAAAACGAGCTGAGGAACTTGTGGCAGCATGTCTGGAGGAAACAAGCA GCGAATAGTGCTGCTGGCCTGGGACCTCCAGATGAGGGTGTAGCTCAACAGAAGGTTGAAGCCACAGCCGAAAATAATGCTATTAGCAATGATCATTCTAGTGGTTATATGCCTGGCGTCCAGAGAAATAGAGAAAGCactgaaaaagaaagtgatgcTCAG AGTTCCTGCACAAAACCAGAGTTAGATGCTGAGGGAGCGGATATGGAACATGTCCGTTTCATATCACAACAAAAAAATGGTAAAAGTCTTTCAGATGACATCAATATTCGTATGGGACCAAATGATGATAAAACTGGAG GGGCCGAGGCCAACGTAGACAGGGATCATGTAGTTCCACGAGGTCAAGACGAGAAGGCTGATGACCATAACTCTGAGAATAATGGGATACGTGGGAGTTCTTCCACGGAGGCTATCGATTTAATCGGAGCTTTTGGTAATTACATGAAAGGCGATTTTGGATGCTATGCCTCAAATTCCAGTGCAAACAAGTTTGACATTTTACCAGTGTTGGATCTATCTTTGAGAAGAACTAACCCCAGTGGATCTgtgaatcaattaaatcatgagAAGCAAAGGTTAAACCACTCTGACTCATCCGCCTTCTCCAG GTACAAAAACAAGCCATTGCAACCGAGTGACTCAATATCACCAAGCACTTGCAATAATAATCAACAAAATCAAGAAGCCAATTCCGAGAAACAACAATCAAATCATATCCCAGTTAAAG GTTCAGCACCCCATTCAGAACCTTTCCCTCATTTGGATTCATTTTATTCGTTGGAAGGACAATCCTCAATTTCTAAGCAATTTCAGAATATTATGGATCAAAGAATGAGTAATCCCATTGATCAAAGAGACTCAGACAACCAACAGAGTCGAAAATTGGAGAATTTGGACCATCAAGGGCACATTTATCCTGAGCATGATCAGACAGGGAACAATGGTTTCTGTAATGGAAACATCAGCCAACATTATAGCAAGTGTTCAGGAAAAGATGGCGACATTTATTTGACTTCTGTTGTTGAAGCGATGTCAGAATGTGGTAATGAAGAGGCTTTCAATGTTTATGAAGGGGCCTCTCATAGATCCATGCAAAGAGAAGCAGCTCTTACGAAATTCAGGCTGAAGAGGAAAGATAGATGCTTTGAGAAGAAG GTACGATACGAGAGCAGAAAGAAGCTGGCTGAGCAACGCCCACGTGTTAAGGGGCAATTCGTTCGCCAACCACTTATTGATTCTCAACCCGAAAACACTTCAGCTAGTTAG
- the LOC140864382 gene encoding two-component response regulator-like APRR5 isoform X1, which produces MGDVVVSSEDGMGLQLRETGEERISEKTSSAEGARNAAAGASSSVVRWERFLPKRAIRVLLVEADDSTRQIIAALLRKCSYRVASVADGLKAWEVLKERSHNIDLILTEVKLPSISGYALLTLIMEHHLCKNIPVIMMSAQDSVSTVYKCMLRGAADFLVKPLRKNELRNLWQHVWRKQAANSAAGLGPPDEGVAQQKVEATAENNAISNDHSSGYMPGVQRNRESTEKESDAQSSCTKPELDAEGADMEHVRFISQQKNGKSLSDDINIRMGPNDDKTGGAEANVDRDHVVPRGQDEKADDHNSENNGIRGSSSTEAIDLIGAFGNYMKGDFGCYASNSSANKFDILPVLDLSLRRTNPSGSVNQLNHEKQRLNHSDSSAFSRYKNKPLQPSDSISPSTCNNNQQNQEANSEKQQSNHIPVKGLIFDNAINSYGSVMPAIYCSQTCLSPLPSAGSAPHSEPFPHLDSFYSLEGQSSISKQFQNIMDQRMSNPIDQRDSDNQQSRKLENLDHQGHIYPEHDQTGNNGFCNGNISQHYSKCSGKDGDIYLTSVVEAMSECGNEEAFNVYEGASHRSMQREAALTKFRLKRKDRCFEKKVRYESRKKLAEQRPRVKGQFVRQPLIDSQPENTSAS; this is translated from the exons atgggcGACGTTGTGGTGAGCAGTGAAGACGGGATGGGATTACAGCTTCGAGAAACAGGGGAGGAGCGGATATCAGAGAAGACGAGTAGCGCAGAAGGTGCCCGAAACGCGGCTGCCGGTGCTTCTTCTTCTGTTGTTAGGTGGGAGAGGTTTCTTCCGAAAAGGGCGATTAGGGTGCTTCTGGTGGAAGCTGATGACTCCACAAGACAGATTATTGCTGCCCTTCTCAGGAAATGCAGTTACAGAG TTGCTTCAGTGGCTGATGGCTTAAAAGCATGGGAGGTGCTGAAAGAAAGATCCCACAACATAGACCTTATTTTGACAGAAGTCAAATTGCCGTCTATCTCTGGATACGCTCTTCTAACCTTGATTATGGAGCATCATCTCTGCAAAAACATTCCAGTAATAA TGATGTCCGCACAAGACTCGGTTAGTACTGTCTATAAGTGCATGTTGAGAGGAGCAGCTGACTTTCTTGTAAAACCGCTGAGAAAAAACGAGCTGAGGAACTTGTGGCAGCATGTCTGGAGGAAACAAGCA GCGAATAGTGCTGCTGGCCTGGGACCTCCAGATGAGGGTGTAGCTCAACAGAAGGTTGAAGCCACAGCCGAAAATAATGCTATTAGCAATGATCATTCTAGTGGTTATATGCCTGGCGTCCAGAGAAATAGAGAAAGCactgaaaaagaaagtgatgcTCAG AGTTCCTGCACAAAACCAGAGTTAGATGCTGAGGGAGCGGATATGGAACATGTCCGTTTCATATCACAACAAAAAAATGGTAAAAGTCTTTCAGATGACATCAATATTCGTATGGGACCAAATGATGATAAAACTGGAG GGGCCGAGGCCAACGTAGACAGGGATCATGTAGTTCCACGAGGTCAAGACGAGAAGGCTGATGACCATAACTCTGAGAATAATGGGATACGTGGGAGTTCTTCCACGGAGGCTATCGATTTAATCGGAGCTTTTGGTAATTACATGAAAGGCGATTTTGGATGCTATGCCTCAAATTCCAGTGCAAACAAGTTTGACATTTTACCAGTGTTGGATCTATCTTTGAGAAGAACTAACCCCAGTGGATCTgtgaatcaattaaatcatgagAAGCAAAGGTTAAACCACTCTGACTCATCCGCCTTCTCCAG GTACAAAAACAAGCCATTGCAACCGAGTGACTCAATATCACCAAGCACTTGCAATAATAATCAACAAAATCAAGAAGCCAATTCCGAGAAACAACAATCAAATCATATCCCAGTTAAAGGTCTAATATTTGATAATGCTATAAATTCCTATGGTTCTGTAATGCCTGCAATATATTGTTCTCAAACGTGCCTGTCACCGTTGCCTAGTGCAGGTTCAGCACCCCATTCAGAACCTTTCCCTCATTTGGATTCATTTTATTCGTTGGAAGGACAATCCTCAATTTCTAAGCAATTTCAGAATATTATGGATCAAAGAATGAGTAATCCCATTGATCAAAGAGACTCAGACAACCAACAGAGTCGAAAATTGGAGAATTTGGACCATCAAGGGCACATTTATCCTGAGCATGATCAGACAGGGAACAATGGTTTCTGTAATGGAAACATCAGCCAACATTATAGCAAGTGTTCAGGAAAAGATGGCGACATTTATTTGACTTCTGTTGTTGAAGCGATGTCAGAATGTGGTAATGAAGAGGCTTTCAATGTTTATGAAGGGGCCTCTCATAGATCCATGCAAAGAGAAGCAGCTCTTACGAAATTCAGGCTGAAGAGGAAAGATAGATGCTTTGAGAAGAAG GTACGATACGAGAGCAGAAAGAAGCTGGCTGAGCAACGCCCACGTGTTAAGGGGCAATTCGTTCGCCAACCACTTATTGATTCTCAACCCGAAAACACTTCAGCTAGTTAG
- the LOC140864837 gene encoding protein TRANSPARENT TESTA GLABRA 1-like gives MDKSLNSENVVTFDSPNPIYAMAISAANPTTIAIGSYLEELHNRVELLSFSLDSHSLQLLPGLAFDHPYPPTKLLFHPSSAPPTNLLASSGDYLRLWEVKEASIEPVNIFNNSKSSEYCAPLTSFDWNELEPRRIGTSSIDTTCTIWDIERGAVETQLIAHDKEVYDIAWGEAGVFASVSADGSVRIFDLRDKEHSTIIYESPTPDTPLLRLAWNKQDLRYMATILMDSGKIVILDIRSPAMPAAELQRHDASVNAIAWAPQSCRHICSAGDDGRALLWELPTVAGPNGIDPMLMYCSDSEINQLQWSGALSDWIAVALGNKMQMLKV, from the coding sequence ATGGATAAATCCCTCAACTCTGAAAATGTGGTGACTTTCGACTCACCCAACCCCATCTACGCCATGGCCATCTCCGCCGCGAACCCCACCACCATCGCCATCGGAAGCTACCTCGAAGAACTCCACAACCGTGTCGAATTGCTCTCCTTCTCTCTCGATTCTCACTCCCTTCAACTCCTCCCCGGCCTCGCTTTCGATCACCCTTACCCGCCTACCAAGCTGCTTTTCCACCCTTCCTCCGCTCCTCCCACGAACCTCCTCGCTTCTTCGGGGGACTATCTCCGCCTTTGGGAGGTCAAAGAAGCCTCCATTGAACCTGTCAATATCTTTAACAACAGTAAAAGCAGCGAATACTGTGCTCCCTTGACATCATTTGATTGGAATGAGCTCGAGCCGCGGCGAATTGGGACTTCCAGCATCGACACCACGTGTACCATATGGGATATCGAAAGGGGCGCTGTGGAGACGCAGTTGATAGCTCATGATAAGGAGGTGTATGATATAGCTTGGGGGGAGGCTGGGGTTTTTGCTTCTGTTTCCGCAGATGGATCCGTCAGGATTTTTGATTTGAGGGACAAAGAGCATTCCACCATCATTTATGAGAGTCCGACCCCCGATACGCCTTTGTTGAGGTTGGCTTGGAATAAACAAGATTTGAGATATATGGCGACCATTTTAATGGACAGTGGTAAGATTGTCATATTAGATATCAGATCACCTGCGATGCCTGCTGCGGAATTGCAGAGGCACGATGCGAGTGTGAATGCTATTGCTTGGGCTCCTCAAAGTTGTAGGCACATTTGCTCTGCTGGGGATGATGGGCGAGCATTGCTTTGGGAGTTGCCCACAGTTGCAGGACCAAATGGGATTGATCCCATGTTGATGTACTGTTCTGATTCTGAGATCAATCAGCTGCAGTGGTCCGGGGCATTGTCGGATTGGATAGCTGTTGCGCTCGGGAACAAGATGCAGATGTTGAAAGTGTGA